In Bubalus bubalis isolate 160015118507 breed Murrah chromosome 3, NDDB_SH_1, whole genome shotgun sequence, a genomic segment contains:
- the GJD3 gene encoding gap junction delta-3 protein — protein sequence MGEWAFLGSLLDAVQLQSPLLGRLWLVVMLIFRILVLATVGGAVFEDEQEEFVCNTLQPGCRQTCYDRAFPVSHYRFWLFHILLLSAPPVLFVIYSVHRASKEPGGADGGAGAPGRPGDRRARRCYLLSVALRLLAELAFLAGQALLYGFRVAPHFVCAGPPCPHTVDCFVSRPTEKTVFVVFYFAVGLLSALLSVAELGHLLWKDRSRAGRCRQAAERDNRCNRAHEKAQQLLQPLPALPTRRPGTDPYAPPAYAHGAPAGDSEGGSGRSKASLATIRQDLAI from the coding sequence ATGGGGGAGTGGGCGTTCCTCGGCTCGCTGCTGGACGCCGTGCAGCTGCAGTCGCCGCTCTTGGGCCGCCTGTGGCTGGTGGTCATGCTGATCTTCCGCATCCTGGTGCTGGCCACGGTGGGCGGCGCCGTGTTCGAGGACGAGCAGGAGGAGTTTGTGTGTAACACGCTGCAGCCTGGCTGTCGCCAGACCTGCTACGACCGTGCCTTCCCCGTCTCCCACTACCGCTTCTGGCTCTTCCACATCCTGCTGCTGTCGGCGCCCCCGGTGCTCTTCGTCATCTACTCGGTGCACCGGGCCAGCAAGGAGCCGGGCGGCGCGGACGGCGGGGCGGGGGCCCCGGGGCGCCCGGGGGACCGCCGCGCGCGCCGCTGCTACCTGCTGAGCGTGGCGCTGCGCCTGCTGGCTGAGCTGGCCTTCCTAGCGGGCCAGGCGCTGCTCTACGGCTTCCGCGTGGCCCCGCACTTCGTGTGCGCAGGTCCCCCGTGCCCGCACACCGTGGACTGCTTCGTGAGCCGGCCCACCGAGAAGACTGTCTTCGTGGTCTTCTACTTCGCGGTGGGGCTGCTCTCGGCGCTGCTCAGCGTGGCCGAGCTGGGCCACCTGCTCTGGAAGGACCGCTCGCGTGCCGGCCGCTGTCGCCAGGCCGCCGAGCGCGACAACCGCTGCAACCGCGCGCACGAGAAGGCGCAGCAGCTGCTCCAGCCGCTGCCGGCCCTGCCCACGCGGCGACCGGGCACCGACCCCTACGCCCCACCGGCTTATGCGCACGGGGCGCCTGCCGGTGACAGCGAGGGCGGCAGCGGCCGCAGCAAGGCGTCGCTGGCCACCATCCGTCAGGACCTGGCCATCTAG